The following are from one region of the Natrinema sp. HArc-T2 genome:
- a CDS encoding winged helix-turn-helix domain-containing protein gives MATNQPSAIGGKNPEDPEDLLPEDSILSLDEYLEMHAAVGHRTRYEILYRLVHSGEMSPKELEEVINVDDSTLHYHLNKLVDVGLIEKRQRTERGQDGLYTYYRATVFGEVTLSEGVDELIRGEQEFEEMYDSTINS, from the coding sequence ATGGCGACAAATCAACCGAGTGCGATTGGTGGGAAGAATCCGGAAGATCCGGAAGACCTGCTACCAGAGGATAGTATTCTCAGTCTCGACGAATATCTTGAGATGCATGCTGCCGTCGGACACCGTACTCGATATGAAATCCTCTACCGGCTTGTCCACAGTGGAGAGATGAGTCCGAAAGAGCTCGAGGAGGTGATTAATGTCGACGATAGTACACTTCACTATCACCTCAACAAACTTGTTGATGTCGGCCTCATTGAGAAGCGCCAGCGTACGGAACGAGGACAAGACGGACTATACACGTATTATCGGGCAACTGTGTTCGGAGAAGTCACACTCTCTGAAGGTGTCGACGAGCTGATCCGCGGCGAGCAGGAGTTCGAAGAAATGTATGACAGCACGATAAATAGTTGA
- a CDS encoding class I SAM-dependent methyltransferase, with amino-acid sequence MSSVAGCRSLSAGTAGPRHPQRPAAGLDVTTVAGDATRLPILTDTQNVVTARRVLHDLPVTDQPKALEELHRIYLSSRRESPAFTPSSEIFDF; translated from the coding sequence TTGTCATCGGTTGCTGGCTGTAGGTCATTATCAGCGGGAACAGCTGGCCCTCGCCATCCTCAACGGCCGGCTGCCGGTCTCGATGTCACTACCGTCGCCGGCGACGCCACGCGACTTCCCATTCTGACCGATACCCAAAACGTGGTAACCGCGCGCCGGGTGCTCCATGATCTGCCCGTCACAGACCAGCCGAAAGCGCTCGAGGAACTGCACCGCATCTATCTTTCTTCAAGGAGAGAATCCCCGGCGTTTACGCCGTCATCAGAAATCTTCGATTTCTGA